In a single window of the Saccharothrix australiensis genome:
- a CDS encoding phage holin family protein, with amino-acid sequence MTTARENTNGSGLPPVPSIPLTAESAAKIAEETSIGGLVRDATAHLSTLVRAEVELAKSELAGEVKKGVKGSVYFIVALTVLLFSSFFFFFFGAELLDVWLPRWAAFLIVFGLMLLTAVGFAFLGYRKVKKLRAPQRTIDSAKDTVAALRHRGDGS; translated from the coding sequence GTGACCACCGCTCGGGAGAACACCAACGGCAGCGGGCTGCCTCCTGTTCCGTCGATCCCGTTGACCGCGGAGAGCGCGGCCAAGATCGCGGAGGAGACGTCCATCGGCGGCTTGGTGCGCGACGCGACCGCCCACCTGTCCACGCTGGTCAGGGCAGAGGTCGAACTCGCCAAGTCGGAGCTCGCGGGCGAGGTGAAGAAGGGCGTCAAGGGCAGCGTCTACTTCATCGTGGCGCTGACCGTGCTGCTGTTCAGCTCGTTCTTCTTTTTCTTCTTCGGCGCCGAGCTGCTGGACGTGTGGCTGCCGCGCTGGGCGGCGTTCCTCATCGTCTTCGGCCTGATGCTGCTGACCGCCGTCGGGTTCGCGTTCCTCGGCTACCGCAAGGTGAAGAAGCTCCGCGCGCCCCAGCGGACCATCGACTCGGCCAAGGACACCGTCGCGGCCCTCCGGCACCGCGGCGACGGGTCCTGA
- the nhaA gene encoding Na+/H+ antiporter NhaA — protein sequence MSRKREAVAEFARYLRAETVGGMILLGATAIALIWANSPLGGVYAAVRDFHLGPESLHLSLSVGDWAKDGLLAIFFFVAGLELKRELVIGELNNVKAATLPVVAAIGGMVVPALIALGVGWGEPGIERAWAIPVATDIAFALGVLAITASGLPSSLRVFLLSLAVVDDLGAIIVIAVLFTAQFNALAALAAVALLALYAFLQRKRVTTPWLYVPIAVGTWVAVHAAGIHATIAGVALALLTRVRKDHYEREAPALRLEHRLQPWSAGVAVPVFALFAAGVPVSGEALGSLFRDRIALGIILGLVVGKLVGIVGASALAVLLKAAVWPSGAGPRDIVAVAMLGGVGFTVSLLISDLALEGQAAEQAKAAVLLASMTASLLAAVLLIRRSRVHQRADDDD from the coding sequence TTGAGCCGCAAACGCGAGGCCGTCGCGGAGTTCGCCCGCTACCTGCGCGCCGAGACCGTCGGCGGCATGATCCTCCTCGGCGCCACCGCCATCGCCCTGATCTGGGCGAACTCGCCGCTGGGCGGGGTGTACGCGGCGGTGCGGGACTTCCACCTCGGCCCGGAGTCGCTGCACCTGAGCCTGAGCGTCGGCGACTGGGCCAAGGACGGCCTGCTCGCGATCTTCTTCTTCGTCGCGGGGCTGGAGCTCAAGCGCGAACTGGTCATCGGCGAGCTGAACAACGTCAAGGCGGCGACCCTGCCCGTGGTGGCGGCGATCGGTGGGATGGTCGTGCCCGCGCTGATCGCGCTGGGCGTCGGCTGGGGCGAACCGGGCATCGAGCGGGCCTGGGCCATCCCGGTGGCGACCGACATCGCGTTCGCCCTCGGCGTCCTGGCGATCACGGCGTCCGGGCTGCCGAGCAGCCTCCGGGTGTTCCTGCTGAGCCTGGCCGTGGTGGACGACCTGGGCGCGATCATCGTCATCGCGGTGCTGTTCACGGCGCAGTTCAACGCGCTCGCGGCGCTCGCGGCCGTCGCCCTGCTCGCCCTGTACGCGTTCCTCCAGCGCAAGCGCGTCACCACGCCGTGGCTTTACGTGCCGATCGCGGTGGGCACGTGGGTCGCCGTGCACGCGGCGGGCATCCACGCCACCATCGCGGGCGTCGCGCTGGCCCTGCTGACCCGCGTGCGCAAGGACCACTACGAGCGGGAAGCGCCCGCGCTGCGCCTGGAGCACCGCTTGCAGCCCTGGTCGGCCGGTGTGGCGGTGCCGGTGTTCGCGCTGTTCGCGGCCGGTGTCCCGGTCAGCGGGGAAGCGCTCGGGTCGCTGTTCCGGGACCGGATCGCGCTCGGGATCATCCTCGGGCTGGTGGTGGGCAAGCTGGTCGGCATCGTCGGCGCGTCGGCGCTGGCCGTGCTGCTCAAGGCGGCGGTGTGGCCGAGCGGCGCGGGGCCGCGGGACATCGTGGCCGTCGCGATGCTGGGCGGCGTCGGGTTCACCGTCAGCCTGCTGATCTCCGACCTCGCCCTGGAGGGGCAGGCCGCCGAGCAGGCGAAGGCGGCCGTGCTGCTGGCGTCGATGACGGCGTCGCTGCTCGCGGCGGTGCTGTTGATCAGGCGGAGCCGCGTGCACCAGCGGGCGGACGACGACGACTGA
- the acs gene encoding acetate--CoA ligase, with the protein MTQPQAQGPALDNLLTENRTFPPSPEFAAQANATAALYEEASADREAFWAKQAERLSWDTRWTRVLDWSDAPFAKWFVGGKLNVAYNCVDRHVESGHGDQVAIHWEGEPGDSRAITYADLKREVSKTANALVELGVGAEDRVAIYMPMVPEAIFAMLACARLGALHSVVFGGFSAEALRTRIEDSEAKLVITTDGQYRRGNPAALKPAVDEAVAKTPSVEHVLVVRRTATDVEWTEGRDIWWHDLVDRQSDQHTPEAFDSEHPLFILYTSGTTGNPKGILHTSGGYLTQASYTHHNVFDLKPDTDVYWCTADIGWVTGHSYIVYGPLSNRVTQVVYEGTPNTPHEGRHWEIVQKYGVSIYYTAPTLIRTFMKWGADIPARYDLSSLRVLGSVGEPINPEAWIWYREHVGGGRAPIVDTWWQTETGAIMISPLPGATATKPGSAQRPLPGIGAKVVDDQGVEVPHGGGGYLVLDEPWPSMLRGIWGDEARYRDTYWSRFGEQGFYFAGDGAKYDDDGDIWLLGRVDDVMNVSGHRISTTEVESALVSHPTVAEAAVVGASDPTTGQGIVAFVILRGGVADEASGAEAIKALREHVAREIGPIAKPRQIMVVPELPKTRSGKIMRRLLRDVAENRQVGDVTTLADSSVMDLISSGLKSGSAED; encoded by the coding sequence ATGACCCAGCCGCAAGCCCAGGGACCGGCTCTGGACAACCTGCTCACCGAGAACCGGACGTTCCCGCCCAGCCCGGAGTTCGCCGCCCAGGCCAACGCGACCGCCGCGCTGTACGAGGAGGCGAGTGCCGACCGCGAGGCGTTCTGGGCGAAGCAGGCCGAGCGGCTGTCGTGGGACACCAGGTGGACGCGGGTCCTGGACTGGTCGGACGCGCCCTTCGCCAAGTGGTTCGTCGGCGGCAAACTCAACGTCGCCTACAACTGCGTCGACCGGCACGTCGAGTCCGGTCACGGCGACCAGGTCGCCATCCACTGGGAGGGCGAGCCCGGCGACAGCCGCGCCATCACCTACGCCGACCTCAAGCGCGAGGTGTCCAAGACGGCCAACGCGCTGGTCGAACTGGGTGTCGGCGCCGAGGACCGGGTCGCCATCTACATGCCGATGGTGCCCGAGGCGATCTTCGCCATGCTCGCCTGCGCCCGGCTCGGCGCGCTGCACAGCGTCGTGTTCGGCGGCTTCTCCGCCGAGGCGCTGCGCACCCGCATCGAGGACTCCGAGGCCAAGCTGGTGATCACCACCGACGGCCAGTACCGGCGCGGCAACCCGGCCGCCCTGAAGCCCGCCGTGGACGAGGCCGTCGCCAAGACCCCGAGCGTCGAGCACGTCCTGGTCGTGCGGCGCACCGCCACCGACGTCGAGTGGACCGAGGGCCGCGACATCTGGTGGCACGACCTGGTCGACCGGCAGTCCGACCAGCACACGCCGGAGGCGTTCGACTCCGAGCACCCGCTGTTCATCCTGTACACGTCCGGCACGACCGGCAACCCCAAGGGCATCCTGCACACGTCCGGCGGCTACCTGACCCAGGCGTCGTACACGCACCACAACGTGTTCGACCTCAAGCCGGACACCGACGTGTACTGGTGCACCGCCGACATCGGCTGGGTCACCGGCCACAGCTACATCGTGTACGGGCCGCTGTCCAACCGCGTCACGCAGGTCGTCTACGAGGGCACGCCGAACACCCCGCACGAGGGGCGGCACTGGGAGATCGTGCAGAAGTACGGCGTGTCGATCTACTACACCGCGCCGACGCTGATCCGCACGTTCATGAAGTGGGGCGCGGACATCCCGGCCCGGTACGACCTGTCCAGCCTGCGCGTCCTCGGCAGCGTCGGCGAGCCGATCAACCCCGAGGCGTGGATCTGGTACCGCGAGCACGTCGGCGGCGGCCGGGCGCCCATCGTGGACACGTGGTGGCAGACCGAGACCGGCGCGATCATGATCTCGCCGCTGCCCGGCGCGACGGCCACCAAGCCCGGCTCGGCGCAGCGCCCGCTGCCCGGCATCGGCGCGAAGGTCGTGGACGACCAGGGCGTCGAGGTGCCCCACGGCGGTGGCGGTTACCTGGTGCTGGACGAGCCGTGGCCCTCGATGCTGCGCGGCATCTGGGGCGACGAGGCCCGCTACCGCGACACCTACTGGTCGCGGTTCGGCGAGCAGGGCTTCTACTTCGCGGGCGACGGCGCGAAGTACGACGACGACGGCGACATCTGGCTGCTCGGCCGGGTCGACGACGTGATGAACGTGTCCGGCCACCGCATCTCCACCACCGAGGTCGAGTCGGCGCTGGTCTCGCACCCGACCGTGGCGGAGGCGGCCGTCGTCGGCGCGTCCGACCCGACCACCGGCCAGGGCATCGTCGCGTTCGTCATCCTGCGCGGCGGGGTGGCCGACGAGGCGTCCGGCGCGGAGGCGATCAAGGCGCTGCGCGAGCACGTGGCCAGGGAGATCGGGCCGATCGCCAAGCCGCGGCAGATCATGGTCGTGCCGGAGCTGCCGAAGACCCGCTCGGGGAAGATCATGCGGCGGCTGCTGCGCGACGTGGCGGAGAACCGCCAGGTCGGCGACGTCACGACGCTCGCCGACTCGTCCGTCATGGACCTCATCTCCAGCGGTCTGAAGTCGGGTTCCGCGGAGGACTGA
- a CDS encoding GNAT family N-acetyltransferase — protein sequence MSWYDRPTLVGEHVRLEPLTLDHAEGLLEAGKDPDVWTWLSVRQPRTVAEARTMVERILADPDRRAWAQIDPRTGEVAGTTSYYEIDPVNRGLYIGYTWIGTRWQRTALNSNAKLLLLTRAFEDLGAHRVGWHTDGRNERSQRAIERLGATREGLLRVHRVRPDGSLRDTVVYSMTADEWPAAKAALKA from the coding sequence ATGAGCTGGTACGACCGTCCCACCCTCGTCGGCGAGCACGTCCGCCTCGAACCGCTGACCCTCGACCACGCCGAGGGCCTCCTGGAAGCGGGCAAGGACCCGGACGTCTGGACGTGGCTGAGCGTCCGCCAACCCCGCACCGTCGCCGAGGCGCGCACGATGGTCGAGCGCATCCTCGCCGACCCGGACCGCCGCGCCTGGGCCCAGATCGACCCGCGCACCGGCGAGGTCGCGGGCACCACCTCGTACTACGAGATCGACCCGGTCAACCGGGGCCTCTACATCGGCTACACGTGGATCGGCACGCGCTGGCAGCGCACCGCCCTGAACAGCAACGCCAAGCTGCTCCTGCTCACCAGGGCGTTCGAGGACCTGGGCGCGCACCGCGTCGGCTGGCACACCGACGGCCGCAACGAGCGGTCACAGCGCGCGATCGAACGGTTGGGCGCGACCCGCGAGGGACTGCTGCGCGTGCACCGCGTCCGACCGGACGGCTCGCTGCGCGACACGGTCGTCTACTCCATGACCGCCGACGAGTGGCCGGCCGCGAAAGCCGCCCTCAAGGCGTGA
- a CDS encoding oxidoreductase: MTDPLAPLLDLPGVADAVRSARDAVFQVHRHRVNLRGWATTAAEASVRAARASAALDGGPTDIPDDGAVTDPVLAGALRVAEGLGVVLPTWQRAPLQALARLHVLAGADLGAEPGRPRLSPGISERLDLLAGLVTGGTSVPGPLLVAVVHGELMSLAPFPTANGVVARAASRLASIATGLDPKSLGVPEVWCLRRRDDYAAALHGFSTGEPDGVARWVVFWCQALEAGAREARGIADAASA, translated from the coding sequence GTGACCGATCCGCTCGCCCCGCTGCTGGACCTGCCCGGTGTGGCCGACGCCGTCCGGTCCGCCCGTGACGCCGTGTTCCAGGTGCACCGGCACCGGGTGAACCTGCGCGGCTGGGCCACGACGGCCGCCGAGGCGTCGGTGCGCGCGGCTCGTGCGTCGGCGGCGCTGGACGGCGGGCCGACCGACATCCCCGACGACGGCGCCGTGACCGACCCCGTGCTGGCGGGTGCGCTGCGGGTCGCCGAGGGGCTGGGCGTGGTGCTCCCGACCTGGCAGCGCGCGCCGTTGCAGGCGTTGGCGCGGCTGCACGTGCTCGCCGGCGCGGACCTGGGCGCGGAACCGGGGCGACCGCGGCTGTCGCCGGGCATCTCCGAGCGGCTGGACCTGCTGGCCGGGTTGGTGACCGGCGGGACGTCCGTGCCCGGACCGCTGCTGGTGGCCGTGGTGCACGGCGAACTCATGTCGCTGGCCCCGTTCCCCACCGCGAACGGCGTGGTGGCACGGGCGGCGTCCCGGCTCGCGTCCATCGCGACCGGCCTCGACCCCAAGTCGCTCGGCGTGCCCGAGGTGTGGTGCCTGCGGCGGCGGGACGACTACGCCGCCGCGCTGCACGGCTTCTCCACCGGCGAGCCCGACGGCGTGGCGAGGTGGGTCGTGTTCTGGTGCCAGGCGCTGGAGGCGGGCGCCCGCGAGGCGCGCGGCATCGCGGACGCCGCGTCCGCCTAG
- the kynU gene encoding kynureninase, whose amino-acid sequence MSHTDPLAHVRDLFDLDDEVVYLDGNSLGAPPRNVAERVQDVIANQWGRRLIRGWSEGWWTAPERVGDRVGRLVGAAPGQVVVADSTSVNLFKALMAAVRGTDRAEIVVDAGTFPTDGYVARSVAELSGLALRPVDPEHLDPTDATAVVLLNHVDYRTGRLLDMAEATERVHAVGAKVVWDLCHSVGVLPIELDRLGVDLAVGCTYKFLNGGPGSPAFLYVPKDAQADFHQPLTGWTGHREPFAMSTDYTPDDGVSRARVGTPDIISMLALDAALDVWDQVDLADVRAKGLALTAHFRGLVEGLPGIEVITPADERRGHQVSLRHPDAKALMDRLAERRVIGDHRPPDVLRFGFAPLYNTFEDAERAAAALEGLL is encoded by the coding sequence GTGAGCCACACGGACCCGTTGGCGCACGTCCGCGACCTGTTCGACCTGGACGACGAGGTCGTCTACCTGGACGGCAACTCGCTCGGCGCGCCGCCGAGGAACGTGGCGGAACGCGTCCAGGACGTCATCGCGAACCAGTGGGGCAGGCGGCTGATCCGCGGCTGGTCGGAGGGCTGGTGGACCGCCCCGGAACGGGTCGGCGACCGCGTCGGCCGGCTCGTCGGCGCCGCGCCCGGCCAGGTGGTGGTGGCCGACTCGACCAGCGTGAACCTGTTCAAGGCCCTGATGGCGGCGGTGCGCGGCACCGACCGCGCCGAGATCGTCGTGGACGCGGGCACGTTCCCCACCGACGGCTACGTCGCCCGCTCGGTGGCCGAGCTGAGCGGCCTGGCGCTGCGCCCGGTCGACCCGGAGCACCTGGACCCGACCGACGCGACGGCGGTGGTGCTGCTCAACCACGTCGACTACCGGACGGGCCGCCTGCTGGACATGGCCGAGGCGACCGAGCGGGTGCACGCGGTGGGCGCGAAGGTCGTCTGGGACCTCTGCCACAGCGTGGGCGTGCTGCCGATCGAACTCGACCGCCTGGGCGTGGACCTGGCGGTGGGCTGCACGTACAAGTTCCTCAACGGCGGCCCCGGCTCCCCCGCGTTCCTCTACGTCCCGAAGGACGCCCAAGCCGACTTCCACCAGCCGCTGACCGGTTGGACGGGCCACCGGGAGCCGTTCGCGATGAGCACCGACTACACGCCCGACGACGGCGTGTCGCGCGCCCGCGTCGGCACGCCGGACATCATCTCGATGCTGGCCCTGGACGCGGCGCTGGACGTCTGGGACCAGGTCGACCTCGCCGACGTCCGGGCCAAGGGCCTGGCCCTGACCGCCCACTTCCGCGGCCTGGTCGAGGGCCTGCCGGGCATCGAGGTGATCACCCCGGCCGACGAGCGGCGCGGCCACCAGGTCTCGCTGCGCCACCCGGACGCGAAGGCGCTGATGGACCGGCTCGCCGAGCGCCGGGTCATCGGCGACCACCGGCCACCGGACGTGCTCCGGTTCGGCTTCGCGCCGCTCTACAACACGTTCGAGGACGCGGAGCGCGCGGCGGCGGCCCTGGAGGGGCTGCTCTAG
- a CDS encoding tryptophan 2,3-dioxygenase — protein MDCPVAPKIDFSGTTPYEDYVHASVLHSLQQQWSQDPREMSFLVITQVMELYFGLLCFEWRQAKRELRADDLPAAVRTLNRSELHMQALNAAWRPIARMTPGEFNSFRDALGEGSGFQSGRYREVEFLLGEKSRSMLVPHRAVPAQHDALEALLHEPSLYDDVLAALHRRGLPIPADVLDRDVSTPYEPNADVERAWVGVYRDGPRDLLDLGEALTDIAEEFARWRYDHLLATRRSMGAKVGTGGSAGVAWLEKRTQRSIFPELWTARSHV, from the coding sequence ATGGACTGCCCGGTCGCACCCAAGATCGACTTCAGTGGCACGACACCCTACGAGGACTACGTGCACGCCTCCGTGCTGCACTCCTTGCAGCAGCAGTGGTCGCAGGACCCGCGCGAGATGTCGTTCCTGGTGATCACCCAGGTGATGGAGCTGTACTTCGGCCTGCTGTGCTTCGAGTGGCGGCAGGCCAAGCGGGAACTCCGCGCCGACGACCTGCCCGCCGCCGTCCGCACGCTCAACCGGAGCGAGCTGCACATGCAGGCCCTGAACGCGGCCTGGCGGCCGATCGCCCGGATGACCCCGGGCGAGTTCAACTCGTTCCGCGACGCGCTCGGCGAGGGCTCCGGCTTCCAGTCCGGCCGCTACCGCGAGGTGGAGTTCCTGCTCGGCGAGAAGTCGCGCTCCATGCTGGTGCCGCACCGCGCCGTGCCCGCGCAGCACGACGCGCTGGAGGCGCTGCTGCACGAGCCGAGCCTCTACGACGACGTGCTCGCCGCGCTGCACCGCCGTGGCCTGCCGATCCCGGCCGACGTGCTGGACCGGGACGTCAGCACGCCGTACGAGCCGAACGCCGACGTCGAGCGGGCGTGGGTGGGCGTCTACCGCGACGGCCCCCGGGACCTGCTCGACCTCGGCGAGGCGTTGACCGACATCGCGGAGGAGTTCGCCCGCTGGCGCTACGACCACCTGCTGGCGACCCGCCGCTCGATGGGCGCCAAGGTGGGCACGGGCGGCTCGGCGGGCGTCGCGTGGCTGGAGAAGCGCACGCAGCGGTCGATCTTCCCGGAACTGTGGACCGCGAGGAGCCACGTGTGA
- a CDS encoding Lrp/AsnC family transcriptional regulator, which yields MSVELDRVDWALLEALQEDARLSYNELARRVHVSPPTVAQRVRRLENTGVITGYRATVDPTAVGRSVIALVRMKCYGPRCITVHPELLDDCPEVVEVVRLTGDICSVVKVVTTSVRELERLLVRLGGYGETSSAMVLSTPIPWRPVPAG from the coding sequence ATGAGCGTGGAGCTGGACCGGGTGGACTGGGCGCTGCTTGAGGCGCTACAGGAGGACGCGCGGCTGTCCTACAACGAGCTGGCGCGGCGCGTGCACGTGTCGCCGCCGACCGTGGCGCAGCGGGTGCGGCGGCTGGAGAATACCGGCGTGATCACCGGCTACCGGGCGACCGTCGACCCGACGGCGGTGGGGCGGTCGGTGATCGCCCTCGTGCGGATGAAGTGCTACGGGCCGCGCTGCATCACCGTCCACCCGGAGCTGCTCGACGACTGCCCGGAGGTGGTGGAGGTGGTGCGGCTGACCGGGGACATCTGCTCGGTGGTCAAGGTCGTGACCACTTCCGTCCGCGAGCTGGAGCGGCTGCTGGTGCGGTTGGGCGGCTACGGCGAGACGTCGTCGGCGATGGTGCTGTCGACGCCTATCCCGTGGCGCCCGGTGCCAGCAGGGTGA
- a CDS encoding N-acetylmuramic acid 6-phosphate etherase — MTPRRPDVAVRVESPTESRNPRTEDIDRLSTLDVLRLINDEDQRVPDAVAAVLPELARAADLAVGALRAGNRIHYVGAGTSGRLATLDAAELVPTFNAPPDWFLAHHAGGAEALVKAVEDVEDEASGGAARIREHAVAGDVVLGVTASGRTPFVVAALEAARALGARTVLVSNNPLAPPVEVDVLIAVDTGPEAIAGSTRMKAGTSQKLVLTSFSTAVMVRLGRTYSNLMVSMRATNAKLRGRTVRILREATGLAEAECTTALADAGGDLKVALVHLLADVPPARAAEALDAARGHVRQALTLLAPGATG; from the coding sequence ATGACGCCGCGCCGGCCCGATGTGGCGGTCCGGGTGGAGTCGCCGACGGAGTCCCGCAACCCCCGCACCGAGGACATCGACCGGCTGTCCACGCTGGACGTGCTGCGGCTGATCAACGACGAGGACCAGCGGGTCCCCGACGCCGTCGCGGCCGTGCTGCCGGAGCTGGCGCGGGCGGCCGACCTCGCGGTGGGCGCGCTGCGCGCGGGCAACCGGATCCACTACGTGGGCGCCGGCACGTCCGGCCGGCTGGCCACGCTGGACGCCGCCGAGCTGGTGCCGACCTTCAACGCGCCGCCGGACTGGTTCCTCGCCCACCACGCCGGTGGGGCGGAAGCCCTGGTCAAGGCCGTGGAGGACGTCGAGGACGAGGCGTCCGGCGGCGCCGCCCGCATCCGCGAGCACGCGGTCGCGGGCGACGTCGTGCTCGGCGTCACCGCCTCGGGCCGCACGCCGTTCGTGGTCGCCGCGCTCGAAGCCGCCCGCGCGCTGGGCGCGCGCACGGTCCTGGTCTCGAACAACCCGCTCGCGCCCCCGGTCGAGGTGGACGTGCTGATCGCCGTCGACACCGGCCCCGAGGCGATCGCCGGCTCGACCCGGATGAAGGCGGGCACGTCCCAGAAGCTCGTGCTCACGTCCTTCTCCACGGCCGTGATGGTGCGCCTGGGCCGCACGTACTCGAACCTCATGGTCTCCATGCGCGCCACCAACGCCAAGCTGCGCGGGCGCACGGTCCGCATCCTGCGCGAGGCGACCGGGCTCGCCGAGGCCGAGTGCACGACCGCCCTGGCCGACGCGGGCGGCGACCTGAAGGTGGCGCTGGTGCACCTGCTGGCCGACGTGCCGCCCGCGCGGGCCGCCGAGGCGCTGGACGCCGCCCGCGGCCACGTCCGGCAGGCCCTCACCCTGCTGGCACCGGGCGCCACGGGATAG
- a CDS encoding MurR/RpiR family transcriptional regulator, translating into MPDHSTDSSPLVKIRSLLPGLARAEQRVAKVVLDNPATVAHRSITEVAEAAGTSETTVTRFCKAIGVGGYPELRIALAADTARTAARTDRDLGGDIGPADDLRQVVGKVAFADARAVEETAEQLDVEALQQVVEAVAGARRVDVYGFGASAFVAFDLQQKLHRIGRTCFAWNDTHIALTSAAVLTDADVAVGISHTGSTAETVEALRVAKGHGATTVALTNFPRSPISEVADHVLTTAARETTFRSGAMASRIAQLTVIDCLFIGVAQRHVESAKTALEATYDAVSGHRLGARPDGRRRRETGK; encoded by the coding sequence GTGCCCGACCACAGCACCGACTCCAGCCCGCTCGTCAAGATCCGCTCCCTCCTGCCCGGCCTCGCCCGTGCGGAGCAGCGCGTGGCGAAGGTCGTGCTCGACAACCCGGCGACCGTCGCCCACCGCAGCATCACCGAGGTCGCCGAGGCCGCCGGCACCAGCGAGACCACCGTGACCCGGTTCTGCAAGGCCATCGGCGTCGGCGGGTACCCGGAGCTGCGCATCGCGCTGGCCGCCGACACCGCACGCACGGCCGCCCGCACCGACCGCGACCTCGGCGGCGACATCGGCCCGGCCGACGACCTGCGCCAGGTCGTCGGCAAGGTCGCCTTCGCCGACGCCCGCGCCGTCGAGGAGACCGCCGAGCAACTGGACGTCGAAGCGCTCCAGCAGGTCGTGGAGGCCGTCGCGGGCGCCCGCCGCGTGGACGTCTACGGCTTCGGCGCGAGCGCGTTCGTCGCCTTCGACCTCCAGCAGAAACTTCACCGCATCGGGCGAACCTGCTTCGCCTGGAACGACACCCACATCGCGCTCACCTCGGCCGCCGTGCTCACCGACGCCGACGTCGCCGTGGGCATCTCGCACACCGGCTCCACCGCCGAGACGGTGGAGGCGCTGCGGGTCGCCAAGGGCCACGGCGCGACCACCGTGGCGCTGACCAACTTCCCGCGCTCGCCGATCAGCGAGGTCGCCGACCACGTGCTGACCACCGCCGCCCGCGAGACGACGTTCCGCTCGGGCGCGATGGCGAGCCGGATCGCGCAGCTCACCGTGATCGACTGCCTGTTCATCGGCGTCGCCCAGCGCCACGTCGAGAGCGCCAAGACCGCGCTGGAGGCGACCTACGACGCGGTGTCCGGGCACCGCCTCGGCGCCCGACCGGACGGCAGGCGGCGGCGGGAGACCGGTAAATGA